The nucleotide window GGCGCCGAAGGCGCGGTGCTGAAGGGATGGGTGGAAAGCCGGTTCGGGCTGTTTCCGACCTTTCACAAGGAGCCGATCCGGCGGATCGCCAGTCCGGTGTGGACCGTCTATGTCGAGCAGAAGATGTCGAGCCGTTTCCACAACAACGCGATCTTCGTCCAGCTCGATCTCTTGTACGAGTTCTGTCAGTGGGCGCTGACCCATTTTGCGGCCACCGGCAGCACCCATGTGACGCTGTATCGCGGCGTCAACGGTTTCGACGAGCATCAGGTCGTCGAGCGGCTCGACAAGCGCCATTCCATCATCCGTCTCAACAACCTGACGTCGTTCACCTCCGATCGCGGCATCGCCGACTGCTTCGGCGACACAATTCTGACGGTCCGGGTGCCGGTGCCGAAGATTCTGTTCTTCAACCGGCTGCTCCGGGCGCACCCGCTCAAGGGCGAAGGCGAATATCTGGTGATCGGCGGCGACTATCGCGTCACCGCGAGCTACTTCTGAAAGGGCGTCATGACCTCGCAAAGTCTGCAGGACCGCGCGCTTGCCGCCTATCTGGGCTTTGCGGTCGGCGACGCACTCGGCGCCACGGTCGAGTTCATGACCAAGTCGGAGATTGCGGCGCGCTACGGCGTCCACAAGGACATCACCGGCGGCGGCTGGCTGCGGCTGAGGCCAGGTCAGGTGACCGACGACACCGAGATGGCGCTGGCGCTCGGCCGCTCGCTAATCCGCTGCGGCAGGCTCGAGCTCCCCGATCTCTGTGACGAGTTCGCCGCCTGGCTGAAGACCGGCCCGGTCGACGTCGGCAGCACCTGTCGCCGCGGCATCCGCAGGTACATCACCACGGGCGAGCTGCAGGGGGCGTATTTCGAAGGCGACGCCGGCAACGGCGCGGCGATGCGGATCCTGCCGCTGGCGCTGGCAACCTACGGTCGCGCGGAGCAGGCGGCGGCGTGGACCATCGCGCAGGCGCACGTCACTCATCATCACCCGTTGTCGGATGCCGCGGCGCTCGCACTGGTGAAGATGCTGCAAGCGCTGCTGGCCGGTGAGGGACAAAGCGCCGCCCGCGCCATCGCCGACGATCTGGTGCAGGCCCACCGCATTTTCGGCTTCACGCCGTATCGCGGTCCGGCCACGGCTTACGTGGTCGACACTCTGCGGACCGTGCTGCACTATTATTTCTCGACCGACAGCTTCGTCGATTGCGTGATCTCCACGGTCAATCAGGGCGACGATGCCGACACCACCGGCGCGCTCGCCGGAATGTTGGCCGGCGCCACCTACGGGCTCGCCGCAATCCCGAAGCGCTGGCTCGATCGGCTCGACCGCGAGGTGGTCACAGCGATCCGCGGTCAGGTGCCGAAGCTGCTGGAGTTGGCGGCGTCGGCGCCTCGTTAGAGCGGTTCATCGTTTGATTGAAACGGTCCGACCTTTCCGAAGGCACTGAGTCCTCATCCTGAGCCCGGCGAAGCCGGGCGTCTCGAAGGATGGGGCAACGCATTCCCTGCGTCACATGGTTCGAGACGGCGCTACGCGCCTCCTCACCATGAGGTTGTGCGTGTGGCACGCGGTGCGGATCAGCTCTGATTCTACAAAAAGCAGAACTGCTCTAGGCACATCGTCCACAGGTCGTTCGCAAATGGGAAAGGCCCCGCATACGGCGGAGCCTCTCTCACCAACACATCGATCTGGACTACCGACGCCCTGAGATCGTCCGGTTTGCAGGATCGATCACGGTCAGCGCTGTTCGATCTCAAGCAGTGCGACGAACTGGCGGATGAAATCGTGGATGCCCCAGTACAGAGCGCCGTGCGTGTCGATGTCGTCGGTGCGATAAGTCTCTGCGAATGATGCCATGACTGCCACCCTTGTTCTTGTTGTGCCGCGACGCTGCCGGCGTCGGTGCGGGGCAGATTCGGACGGCACCACTTAACAACTGGTTGGAAGTGCAGGCGCTCGTACTTTGGAACGTTAGCGGACCTTGAACAAAGCTCGTCGACCGGACCGAAACAACTACACCGATACCAAGCAGAGCTGCAGGTCAGAACCCTTGCCGGCAATGATTACCTGTGATGGAGATCGCCAGTGGTGGGTGCAAATGTCTCGTTTGGAGCACGCTCAATCATCGACACGCGTCAGAATAGCCTTCAGCGGAAGACCCGGCGTTTCGTGGGCGTAGCCTTCGATCGTGACGTAGCCGTCCTTGGCGACGCCATCGAAGATGATTTCGAACGGCTCGATTCCGAACACCGACAGCCGCGAATGATCCGACGAGTAGCGCACCCCGCGCAGGCGGCCGGCGACGGTCAGTCCGGTCTGCGAATACGCGCCGGAGTACAGGAACGTGGAGTCGCCGCCCTGGATCTTGCCGTCGCGCAGAAAGATCACGCCATGCGACTTCTTCCGCGCCGTTTCGAACTCGGCCTTGTAGAACCCTCGAAGATGATCGGTCATATCCGCCCCCGCGTTCGCCGGGGCTTCTCTACCACTCCAGGTTTAGCAAGAGAAGGGATGGGTGTATCTTGGGTTGAAAAATGCTGCGGGGGCTCAGGGGAGGCGCGGCGGCGAGAGCATTCTGATCGCACGCGAAGTCGCTGGCGAGCGGCCGATCGCGGTGCATCAAATTACTGCACAAAGGCGGTAAAAGCGGCAGGTTTCGCATCAACAATGCGCTTGACTTGAACTACGAACTCGACGACCGTAATCACCAAGCGTTGGGCAACTAAGCCCTGAGACGCAAAGAGTTTTGAACCATTTCCGACACCGCGCCGATCGATGCGCGTTTGGTTGGTGGCGAAAGCGCCCTCGGCTCGACAGCCGATGGGCGCTTTTTGTTTTTGGACACGAGCATGACGAAGCGGCTGCGCATCGGTGTGATGTTCTCGACGACCGGCTCCTACGGGGCGGTCGGGCGCACCATGCTGAACGGCGCGTTGCTCGGGCTCAGCGAGGTCGCCGCCGGCGGCAACGGGCCGGAGATCGAGCCGGTCATCGTCAATCCAGGCGGTGACCTGTCGCGTTATCGCGCTCTGGCCCACGACCTGCTGGCCTCCGGCGTCCGGCAGGTGATCGGCTGCTACACCTCGTCGAGCCGCAAAGAGGTGATCCCGTGCTTCGAGAAGCACGATGGCCTGTTGTGGTATCCGTCGCATTATGAGGGCTTCGAGAGCTCCGACAACGTCGTCTACACCGGCGCCTCGCCGAACCAGCACGTGTTGCCGCTGGTCGATTATCTCTCCGCCAAGCACGGCAAGCGCGCGTTCTGCATCGGCTCGAATTACATCTGGGCGTGGGAGAACAATCGGATCTTCCGCGAAGCCCTGATCGCCCGTGGCGGCACCGTGCTCGCAGAGCGTTATCTCGCTGTCGGCGACACCGATGTCGATCGCGTCATCGCGGCGATCCTGGAGCAGCGTCCGGATTTCGTCTTCAACAATCTGATCGGCACCAGCGCCTACGCGTTCTTCCGCGCGTTTCGTGCCGCCTGCCGGGCGCGCGGCATCGACCAGGCCGCCGAAATCCCGGTGGCGAGCTGCACGCTGGCCGAGCCGGAGCTGGCCGAAATCGGCGCCGAAGCCGTCGACGGACATCTGTCGTCGAGCGTGTATTTCGCTTCGCTGGCCGGGGCGGCAAATGACGCTTTCACCCATGCCTACGCGACGAAATTTCCGGATGCGCCGCCGACCTCGGCGGATGCCGAGGCCTGCTATATCGCGGTCAAGCTGCTCGCCGCTGCTCTGCAACAGGCCGGAACCGACGAGGCCGCCGCAGTACGCGCGGCCGTCGCCGACCAGCGCCTGATCGCTCCGCAAGGCGAGGTGCGGATCGATCCGCAGACCTATCACGCCTGGCTGACACCGCGGATCGGCCGGTCGACCGCGTCCGGCCAGTTCGAAGTGCTGCTCGAAGCTCCCGAACCGATCGCACCCGATCCATATCTGGTGCAAACCTCGCCGCGGTTCGCCGCCGCCATGCGTTCCCCATTGTTGAGGCTGGTGAAGTCATGACCTTTCGACCGGTTCAGAACTTCAAGGGCGGCCGTGCGCTCGTGGTGATGGAACGCACGGGCAGGGAAGGCGCGCTGGAGCCGACGCTGGCCAAGCTCGGCGTCAGTTGCGAGGCCGCGCCGATCATCGACGGACGGGCTCAGATCGACCTCGCTTCGCTGGTGCCTGATCGCGACATCCTGTTCGTCGATGGCGATCTCGACGGCGTGCTGGCGATCGACCTCAATCCGCTGTCGCAGTTGCCGCCGGTGCCGGTGATCGGGCTGGTCGGCGTCGAGGCGCCGAGCCGGCTGAAGGCGCTGGTCAATCTCGGCGCCACCGCGTTCCTGCGCAAGCCGGTGCACGGCGGCGCCGTGTACTCGGCGCTGTTCATGGGCATCAACCAGTTTCTCCTGCGCGGCGGGATGCAGGAGCGCCTGCAAACGCTCGAGGAGCGCCGTCGCGGCCGCAGGGCCGTGCTGCGCGCCGTGGTCCAGCGGATGCGGGACAGCGGCCTCGACGAGGACGGCGCTTACGACCAGATCCGCCGGGAGAGCATGCGCGTGAGGCAGAGCCTGGAGAGTTACTGCGAGGATCTGCTGAGCCGACGGGCGAGGCCGCCCGATTCGACTGGCCACACCGGCACTCCGCCGCTGCACCGTGGCGACAAACGAGCGATGTAGGAGACAGCAACATGACCGGAACTGTGTTACGGGGACTGCATGCCGCAGTCCTCACGGGGACGCTTGTCCTCGCGTCAAGCGCGGCGCTGGCCGCGGAGAAGCCGATCAAGCTCGGCGTGCTGGAGGATCAGTCGGGCGATTTCGCGGTGGCGACGATCGGCAAGGTCCACGCCATCCAACTCGCCGCCGAAGAGATCAACAAGGCCGGCGGCATCATGGGGCGGCCGCTCGAACTGGTGGTGTACGACACCCAGTCCGACAACACCCGCTATCAGGAGTTCATGCGCCGGGTGCTGCAACGGGACAAGGCCGACGCGGTATTCGCCGGCTTCTCCTCGGCCTCACGCGAGGCGTATCGGCCGATCGTCGATCAGCTCAACGGCTTCGCGTTCTACAACAATCAGTACGAAGGCGGCGTCTGCGACGGCCACATGATCGTCACCGGCGCGGTGCCCGAGCAGCAGTTCTCCACGCTGATCCCGTGGATGATGGAGAAATACGGCAAGAAGGTCTACACGCTGGCCGCCGACTACAATTTCGGCCAGATCTCGGCCGAGTGGGTGCGCAACATCGTCAAGCAGCACGGCGGCGAGATGGCCGGCGAGGAGTTCATCCCGCTCGGCGTGTCGCAGTTCTCGCAGAGCATCCAGAACATCCAGAAGGCCAAGCCGGACTTCATCGTGACGCTGCTGGTCGGCACTGCGCAGGCTTCGTACTACGAACAGGCCGCCTCCGCCAACGTCAATCTGCCGATGGCTTCCTCAGTCAACGTCGGCCAGGGCTACGAGCACAAGCGCTTCAAGCCGCCGAGCCTGAAGGACATGTACGTCACCACCAACTACATCGAGGAAATCGACTCGCCGCAGAGCAAGGCGTTCCTGGCCAAGTTCAAGGCCAAATTCCCGAACGAGCCCTATGTCAATCAGGAGGCCGAGAACTCCTATCTGGCCGTGTATCTCTACAAGCAGATGGTGGAGCGGGCGAAGTCGACCAATCGCGACGACATCCGCAAGGTGATCGCGCAGGGCGACGTCTGCATGGACGCACCGGAAGGCAAGGTCTGCATCGATCCGAAGAGCCAGCATATGTCGCACACCATCTACCTGGCGCACGTCAATGCCGACCACTCGATCGACTTCCCGAAGGTCTGGCCGGATATCAAGCCGTATTGGCTGGGTGAGGCCGGCTGCGACCTGACCAAGAAGGATCCGATGGCGCAATACACGCCGTCGAACCCGCCGCCCAAGTAAGTGCGGCGGACCGCTCCGGCGCACCCTGACGCGCCGGAGCGGCTGCTTCTCCGCTCAATGGACATTCGTCGGGCCGCCGGAGCCGCGGCCCTCCACGCCACCTTGTTGGACGTCAGATGGACATCGCCACCTTCGCCTTCGCGGC belongs to Rhodopseudomonas palustris and includes:
- a CDS encoding GrlR family regulatory protein, with the protein product MTDHLRGFYKAEFETARKKSHGVIFLRDGKIQGGDSTFLYSGAYSQTGLTVAGRLRGVRYSSDHSRLSVFGIEPFEIIFDGVAKDGYVTIEGYAHETPGLPLKAILTRVDD
- a CDS encoding transporter substrate-binding domain-containing protein, encoding MTKRLRIGVMFSTTGSYGAVGRTMLNGALLGLSEVAAGGNGPEIEPVIVNPGGDLSRYRALAHDLLASGVRQVIGCYTSSSRKEVIPCFEKHDGLLWYPSHYEGFESSDNVVYTGASPNQHVLPLVDYLSAKHGKRAFCIGSNYIWAWENNRIFREALIARGGTVLAERYLAVGDTDVDRVIAAILEQRPDFVFNNLIGTSAYAFFRAFRAACRARGIDQAAEIPVASCTLAEPELAEIGAEAVDGHLSSSVYFASLAGAANDAFTHAYATKFPDAPPTSADAEACYIAVKLLAAALQQAGTDEAAAVRAAVADQRLIAPQGEVRIDPQTYHAWLTPRIGRSTASGQFEVLLEAPEPIAPDPYLVQTSPRFAAAMRSPLLRLVKS
- the draG gene encoding ADP-ribosyl-[dinitrogen reductase] hydrolase; protein product: MTSQSLQDRALAAYLGFAVGDALGATVEFMTKSEIAARYGVHKDITGGGWLRLRPGQVTDDTEMALALGRSLIRCGRLELPDLCDEFAAWLKTGPVDVGSTCRRGIRRYITTGELQGAYFEGDAGNGAAMRILPLALATYGRAEQAAAWTIAQAHVTHHHPLSDAAALALVKMLQALLAGEGQSAARAIADDLVQAHRIFGFTPYRGPATAYVVDTLRTVLHYYFSTDSFVDCVISTVNQGDDADTTGALAGMLAGATYGLAAIPKRWLDRLDREVVTAIRGQVPKLLELAASAPR
- a CDS encoding ANTAR domain-containing response regulator produces the protein MTFRPVQNFKGGRALVVMERTGREGALEPTLAKLGVSCEAAPIIDGRAQIDLASLVPDRDILFVDGDLDGVLAIDLNPLSQLPPVPVIGLVGVEAPSRLKALVNLGATAFLRKPVHGGAVYSALFMGINQFLLRGGMQERLQTLEERRRGRRAVLRAVVQRMRDSGLDEDGAYDQIRRESMRVRQSLESYCEDLLSRRARPPDSTGHTGTPPLHRGDKRAM
- a CDS encoding NAD(+)--dinitrogen-reductase ADP-D-ribosyltransferase, yielding MRFLTGVGFNDAPVPLHIAGVREMNPSLFEMLGEARDLAEAGEAFACYMTALFGIDAEQRVRGRDGRRRFRSSYLDLIKGWGFDSNGAEGAVLKGWVESRFGLFPTFHKEPIRRIASPVWTVYVEQKMSSRFHNNAIFVQLDLLYEFCQWALTHFAATGSTHVTLYRGVNGFDEHQVVERLDKRHSIIRLNNLTSFTSDRGIADCFGDTILTVRVPVPKILFFNRLLRAHPLKGEGEYLVIGGDYRVTASYF
- a CDS encoding urea ABC transporter substrate-binding protein; this translates as MTGTVLRGLHAAVLTGTLVLASSAALAAEKPIKLGVLEDQSGDFAVATIGKVHAIQLAAEEINKAGGIMGRPLELVVYDTQSDNTRYQEFMRRVLQRDKADAVFAGFSSASREAYRPIVDQLNGFAFYNNQYEGGVCDGHMIVTGAVPEQQFSTLIPWMMEKYGKKVYTLAADYNFGQISAEWVRNIVKQHGGEMAGEEFIPLGVSQFSQSIQNIQKAKPDFIVTLLVGTAQASYYEQAASANVNLPMASSVNVGQGYEHKRFKPPSLKDMYVTTNYIEEIDSPQSKAFLAKFKAKFPNEPYVNQEAENSYLAVYLYKQMVERAKSTNRDDIRKVIAQGDVCMDAPEGKVCIDPKSQHMSHTIYLAHVNADHSIDFPKVWPDIKPYWLGEAGCDLTKKDPMAQYTPSNPPPK